CCCAGGCTCGCCCCTGCGGACCCCGCCGACATGCTGGCCGTCATCGATGCCGAGGACGGCTTCGACGCCGCCCCCCAGCTGCACCGCATCACCGCCCCGACCCTGGTCGTGGCCGGCGACCGCGACCGCAACTACACCCCCGAGCTGTTCCGGGAGACCGCCGACCGCATCCCCCGGGCCCGGCTGCGGCTGTACCCCGGCAAGGGCCACGCCAGCATCGCCACGCTGCGCTACCGGCCTGCGGTCGGTGAGATCCTCGAGTTCCTGACCGCCGACAACGCCGAGCCCTGAACCTGGCGCCTGAGGCCGCGCAGGTGGCTGCGGGCCATGATGAAGTCGGCCGGGACGATCATGGCCAGGAACCCCCGCTGGAACCAGGCCGGGTCCCGGCGCATCCGGCGCATCCGGATGCGCCGGGAGGACCCAGAGGCGAGCCTGGCGCGCCCGCTGCCTACCTGAACTCCGATGGCCGACCTGCTGGCCCATGGCGTTTGGCGGTCCCGGCGGGTGCCGTAGCCCCGGCCGCCGCTCAGCCGGGGCTGCCGGCCAGGCGGAAGGCGGTGCCGAGCAGGTCCCGGATCGAGACCATGCCGATCACCTGGCTGTCGTCCTCGGACAGGACGGGCAGGTGGCGGCATTCGAACTCGAACATGGTCGAGGCCACCTCGTGGATGTCGGCGTCGAGGTGGACGGCGGCGGGCGCGGCCGTCATGTAGTCGGCGGCGGTGGCGTC
This region of Actinomycetota bacterium genomic DNA includes:
- a CDS encoding alpha/beta hydrolase, which codes for PRLAPADPADMLAVIDAEDGFDAAPQLHRITAPTLVVAGDRDRNYTPELFRETADRIPRARLRLYPGKGHASIATLRYRPAVGEILEFLTADNAEP
- a CDS encoding CBS domain-containing protein, which translates into the protein MNVRSIFRPWVVRVDGDDCLADAAERMQNEQVGSVVVTVGGRFVGILTERDLTRAIADGADPRDATAADYMTAAPAAVHLDADIHEVASTMFEFECRHLPVLSEDDSQVIGMVSIRDLLGTAFRLAGSPG